In Acidobacteriota bacterium, the DNA window GTCCCTGGGTGCCCGGCTCGGCGACCAGCCCGATCCACGGGATCTTCCTCTCCAGGCAGAACCGGGTGAGCCGCCGCACCAGTTCCCCGCCGATCCCCCGGCCCCGGTGGGACGGGAGCACCACCACGTCCTGGATGTAGGCGTCGCTCACCCCGTCGGAGATCACGCGCGCCATCCCGATCGTCCGGCCCCCGGGCAGCCGCGCGACCATGAAACAGAGGCTTCCGCGAATCATGGAAGGGATGATGGCGCGCGCCTCGGGGCTCTCCTCCCACCAGCCGGCCGACCGGTAGAGCTCCACGACCTCTTCCACGGGGGCCGACGAAACGATCTCGAACGACACCTCCTGCATGAAAACCCCCTGCGGCGCCGCTAGAAAGGGAGCTTCTCGCCGGTTCCCGCCTCGAGCGCACGCTTGTAGATTTCGGCCGCCAGCGCGACATCCTCCAGGGCGACCCCCTGCGATTCGAACAGGGTGATTTCGGCCGCGTCCTCCCGGCCCGGGAATTCCCCCACGACCACCAGGCCCAGTTCGCGCGCGTCCTCCCAGTAGAACGCCTCCTCCCGGGCGGCAAGGGCCAGATCCCCGCACTCCATCCTGGCCTGTTCGAGGGAGTCCACGATCACGCACGCGCTCCGGCGGACCGTCTCCCCGTCGATCTCGCGCCGCGTCAGGAAATTCGATCCCACGGCGTTGATGTGGGTCCCCGCGGCCAGCCATTCCCCCTTGAAAACCGGTTCGGCGGAGGTGGTGGCCGTGACCACGATGTCCTGCCCCCGCACCGCGGCCTCCGGGCTTCCGGCCGGGACGACCCCGATCCCCGTGGCCTCCGCCGTCTCCCGGCAGAACTCCTTCAGCCTGTCCGCTGTCCGGGAATAGACCGTGACCTCGGTGATGGGACGGACGGCGCAGATCGCCTCGATCTGGGCCCGGGCCTGCCCCCCGGCCCCGAAAACTCCCAGCCTGGAGGCGTCCTCCCGCGCCATGAAGCGGGTGGCCACCGCCGAGGCGGCCCCGGTCCGCAACTGTCCCAGCCGGTCGGCCTCCATCACGGCGGCCAGTCGGCCGTCCCCTTCGTAGAGCAGCACCACGAACCGGTTGGCCCCGGAGACGCTGGTGTAGCTCTTCAGGCCGGCGTAGCCCAGCGGGGGGAGGGAGGCGCTCATCAGGTGGAGCATCCCCTTCTCCATGCGGCAGCGGCGGCGGGGGGCGATGTGGGCCTTTTCCTCCCCCTGAAGCCTGAATGCGCGCTCGACCGCATCGATGGCCGTGTCCATCGATGCCAGCCCGTTGATGTCCGATTCCCTCAGAAAAATCGCCATATCCTCCCCCTGCAATATCCTTGACGCCGCACAAATACCGGTCTTTCACTATACTGGAGCCTCCCGGCGCCGCCAAGGGGAAAACAGGGGCGGCGCCGCCCGGGGCAGTTTGCACTCAGCCCCCCGGCGCCCCCGGTGGTACACTGTACCGATCCGAAGGAGCGGTGGGACGATGATCCGAAGAACCCTGTTTTTCGCAATCACGCTGATTCTGGTGGCGGTGCTGGCCGGCCTGGTTTTCCGGGGGTGCCAGCGGGAAAAGGAGCGGACGGACGGGATGGCGGAGCTGACGCGCGAATCCCCCCCCTCCCCCGTAAGGGTTTTCGCGCCGGGCGACCTCGAGGTCGTGCGCTCCGACTTCGCGTTGAAAGCGGCGCCCGGCGGCGCGGCGGCCGCCAGCCACGATGTGGAAATCCGCAACCACGGAACGCTCCCCTACCAGGGGTTCCGGCTCGAGTTCGTCTATCTCGATGCCCGGGGGGACACCCTGGCCAGGGAGACCTGCACCCAGGAGCGCTCCCTCCCCCCGGGGGACGTGCTCGTAATCTCCGGCATCGAGCTGGCCCCGGTCCCGGCATCGGCCGTCCGGGTAGAGGCCTCGGTCCTCTCGGCCGACCTCGCCCCGCCGTCCCCACCCCAAGCCGGGCGGGCTCCCTGAACCGGCAAAGTCCCCGAAAGGGGGCCGAATTGACACTCCACCGGAATCTGTGATAGCCTCACCGTATACCGGTCCGTCATCGATGGTTTCCGGTGAAGGGGGCTCCTGGCCATGAAGTCTCTCTCTCACACGCTTCTGCTTCTGGGGATTCTGGTATGCGCACCCGCCCTGGCGGCAGCCGCCGGGGACAAGGGGCGGATCACGGGCAGCGTCACCAGCCTCGGGGGCCATCCCCTCCGCGACGCCGTCGTACGGATCGTCCGCGAAGTCGAAGAAGGAGAGTTCTTCACCCTGATCCGGAGCGACAGCCGGGGATTTTTCAAATCGGCCCTCCTGGCCCCCGGCATCTATCATCTCCAGGTCTCCCGCCAGGGATACGAGCCGGTCGCCACGACCCGGTTCGCCGTCGACGAAGACCGCTCCATCGCGCTCGACATCGCGCTCAGGGAATGGGTCCACGCGATCTCGCGCGAGGACGACGCCCGCAACTGGAACCCCGGAACGGTGCTGCGCGGCACCTCCGAAGGCCGGCTCATCTTCCGCAGCGCCTCCGGCACGCGTCCGGAGATCGCCGCGGCCGGCGCGGAATCGTTCACCCGGAGCGGGGCCATGAGCATCGCCTCCGGCGCCCCCGCCGGTACCCGGGGCTTCCTGCTGCGCCCGCACACCAGCCAGAGCGGGGTCTCCTCCAATTTCGCCCTCACGGAACCGCTCGGCTCCCGCAGCCGCATCATCCT includes these proteins:
- a CDS encoding GNAT family N-acetyltransferase, whose amino-acid sequence is MQEVSFEIVSSAPVEEVVELYRSAGWWEESPEARAIIPSMIRGSLCFMVARLPGGRTIGMARVISDGVSDAYIQDVVVLPSHRGRGIGGELVRRLTRFCLERKIPWIGLVAEPGTQGLYERLGYGPLAGYQPMLHGKRP
- a CDS encoding ornithine cyclodeaminase family protein, which translates into the protein MAIFLRESDINGLASMDTAIDAVERAFRLQGEEKAHIAPRRRCRMEKGMLHLMSASLPPLGYAGLKSYTSVSGANRFVVLLYEGDGRLAAVMEADRLGQLRTGAASAVATRFMAREDASRLGVFGAGGQARAQIEAICAVRPITEVTVYSRTADRLKEFCRETAEATGIGVVPAGSPEAAVRGQDIVVTATTSAEPVFKGEWLAAGTHINAVGSNFLTRREIDGETVRRSACVIVDSLEQARMECGDLALAAREEAFYWEDARELGLVVVGEFPGREDAAEITLFESQGVALEDVALAAEIYKRALEAGTGEKLPF